From Mumia sp. ZJ1417:
TCAACCTCGCTGTCACGTACGTGCTCGAGGAGCTCGGCGCGACGCGCGTCCAGACCTTGATCGACGAGGACGCCGTCGGTGACCGCCGCGCGGCGGCGCGCGCGGGCATGCGCCGCGACGGGATGCTGCGGCACGTCGAAGGACCCGACCAGGAGCTGCTGTCGCGGCTCGCCGACGACCCACACCCGCAGACGCGGGAGGGGTTCGTCGCGATGCTCAACGCCGCCCTGCCCAAGAAGCGCGCGATCGCACAGGCGCTCGTCTGCGACCAGGACGGGCGGGTGCTGCTGTGCGAGCTCACCTACAAGCGCGAGTGGGACCTGCCCGGCGGTGTCGTCGACCCCGGCGAGTCTCCCGCCGACGCGGTCGTGCGCGAGCTGCGCGAGGAGCTCGGCGTCGACGCACGCGTCAGGGGCCTTCGTACGGTCAACTGGCTCCCACCGTGGAGCGCGTGGGACGACGCGGTGCTGTTCGTCTTCGACGTCGAGGCCTGGGGTCCCGAGACCCCGCTGGTCCTGCAGCCGACCGAGATCGCCGCCGTCCACTGGTGCGACCGCGACCTCGTCCGCGAGCGCGCGACAGGGGCGACGATTGAGCTGCTCGACAGCCTCGACGACGACCCTGCCGACGCCTACCGCGAAGCGGGGCACGTGTTCCGCGGGACCGCCTGAGGCTCAGGGCGCGGCGACCGGCCCGGTGTCCTCGGACCCGATCACACCGCCGTACTGCGCGAGCACCCGCGGGAGCCCGACGCCGCCGGTGGGCGGGATGTACATGAGCACCTGGTGGTAGTAGCGCAGGACCCCCGAGCGCGACATCGGGTCGCCGAAATAGGCCTTGTGCTCCGACTCCGCCGGCCACCGTACGGTCGCGCCCGGCGTCAGCACCCACCCGTCCTGCCGCATCAGCGTCCCGAACACGAGCGCGCCGCCGTCCTTGGTCCGCACCGCGTGCTGGACGGGCTGGGAGGCCCACGTGCGCCGGAACGTCGTGCCCGGCTGCGCGAGCCCCGCCGCCTGGGCCCGCATCTGCGAGACGAACGAGTCGGCCGTCACCTCGGTGGAACGGGGCGAGCTCGGGTTGCCCAGCGTCGCGGCGTACGCCATCAGCGCCTGCGACGGCGCGCTCACGAGGCCGTCGGCGTCGTCGGGCCCGACCGTCTGGAGCACGCCGTCGACCGTCTCCGGAACCGGCAGCACCGTGCTGAGCAACGCCTCCGGCGAGGCCGTGAGCTCCCACTGATCGGTCGACGAGGCGCGCTCGAACACCTGGATGCGCCGCACCCCCCGCCCCTCGTCGCGGGCGGTGGCGACGAACCACAGCGGGTACGCGTCGAGCCGCGGCGTGTAGACGTCCTCGATCTCGGCCGGCGCCGTCTCGCGCCCGGTCGACGCGTTGCCGTGCAAGCGCTTCGCCACGTCGATGGCGCCCGTGTCGACCGCGAGCACCGGGCCCGTCTCGACCAGCGCGAGCACCTCGGGATCGAGCGCGGCGAAGGCAGCTCCGCGCGCCTTCTCGTAGTTGTCGTACGTCCGCTGCACCGTCGACGTCTCCGCCGCCAGCTTCGACACATCGGCACTGGTCTTCTCCAGCGGGACCACCCCGCACCCGCCGAGCGAGACGACGAGCAACGCGGCACCGACGGCGACGAGCGACCGCGGCGCGCCCGTACGGGCCGCTCTCTCACTCATCTCGCCACCTCCTTGTCGGTGCCAGGCCCCGGTTTGCCGACCTTGCCCTTCCTCGGCCACCGCGGCTTCGCCCCGCGCTTCTTCGGCGGCGCGGACGGGCGGTCGGCCCTGGTCGCAGGACCCTCCGCCGTGCCCTCCTCGGACAGGAAGTCGTCCCAGGTGTCCGCGTCGGACGGGTCGGTCTCGGGCCAGGGTACGTCCCACTCGTCGTCGACGAAGCCGGATGCTTCGACCGGTGGCGTCCGTCGCCCCACCCCCGGGACCAGCCTCAGCGCGACCAGGCCCAGCAGCGCGGCACCCAGACCTGTCGCGGCCATCCCGACGCCGACGCCGAACGCCCCGGGAACCTCGTACGACGCCGTGACCCGCAGACCTTTCAGGTCGGAGTCGCCGACCGCGAGCACCGCGAGCGACACCGGCTCGTCGGGCAGCGTGAACCGCAGCTCCGCACCCCCGACACCAGCCGCCTGCATGATCCACCAGTCGAGCGCGGTCGGGGCGGCTCGGAGCTGCGGCTCGCCAGTGGCGACACGGGACTTCAGCGACCACGGCACGCGAAAGCGTGTCACCTCCACCCGCGCGGTCGACGAGACGTAGTCCTCGACGTCGACCGTGTGCCCGAGCCCGAGGAACACCGGCTTGTCGCCCGGGACCTCGACGAGGACGCTCACCTGCGGCCCGTACCGGGCCAGGACCGCGGGCCGCGTCACGACGGCGCGACCGTCGGCCCGCACGTCGTGCGGGCCTGTCGTCAGGCGGTCGTCCGGACCCATCGCCACCGCGACGACCGCACCGGCCAGCGCGAGGAGGATTCCGAGCGCGAGCAGCCCGATCCCCGCCACCCGTCGCATGGAGCAAGTATGCCGGGCGTCCGAAGTCTCCGTGCGTTCAGTTCACGCGCGTCGCGGGACGCGGTCGCGAGCGCACTCAGAACAACGCGGTCGCGAGCGCACTCAGAACAACGCGGTCGCGAGCGCCCGACGGGCCTGGCCGACTCGCGGATCATCATTGCCCACGATCGTGAAGTACTCGACGAGCCGCGCGCGGATGCGCTCGCGGTCGTCACCGGCCGTACGGCGCACCACGTCGATGAGACGCCCGAACGCGTCGTCGACGTGCCCGCCGGACAGGTCGAGGTCAGCGACGAGCAGCTGCGCATCGATATCGTCCGGGTTCTGGGCCGCCGCGTCACGCGCTGCGGACAGCTCGGCACCCTCCGTACGCTGCAGCAGCTTGGCGCCGGCAAGCCGCTCGGCGGCCTCGGTGTCGGCCGGGTTCGTGGCGAGCAGCTTCTCGTACTCGGCGACCGCCTTGGCGTAGTCGCCCTCGGCGTACGCGTCGTCCGCAGCGGCGAAGCGCGGATCGTCCGCAGGCTCCTCCTCGTCAGAGGCCGCCGCGCCACCGACGGGCGCCGCGGTGCCGGTCACGCCGTTGGCCTCGGCGACGCGGAGCAGCTCGTCGAGGTACTGACGGACCTGTGCCTCCTCGGCCGTGCCCTGGAACAGCGGCACCGGCTGGCCCTTGACCACCCCGAGCACGAACGGGACGCCCTGCGCCCCGAGCATCTGGGCGATCTGCGGGTTGGCGTCCACGTCGATCTGCGCGAGCAGCATGCGGCCCGCGTACGCGTTGACGGCGTCGGCGAGGACCTGGTTGAACGTGCTGCTTTGAGGCGAGCGCGACGACCACAGGGACAGCACGACCACGTGGTCGACCGAGGCCTGCAGCACCTGCTGGAAGTTCTGTTCGCCGACGTCGAGCACCCACGACGCACCGGCGGGCGCAGGGCCCGCCGCTGAGGCGCCGGCGGGTGCGGCCGGCTTCTTGAGAGCGGACAGGTCGACGGCGCCAGGACGCGAGAAGCTCATCGGCGGGTCTCCTCGGGTGTCGAAGTCATCAGAACGGTCAGTGCCCGGAGGTGAGCTCCGCGCGCTCGGCAGGCGACGTGAGCGCCGCACCGGGCGCCGCGACGTAAGGAAGGTAGCTCGGCGTCGTGCGACGCGCGAGGATGAGGCCGAACAGCGCGAGCACCACAGCGATCGCCAGCGGGATGCCGGCGAAGACGAGCAGGACGTCGAGCGTCGACATCGGGGTCCCCTCCTCCCAGCCGATCGGCACGTCAGCAGCGGCCGGTGTGGCGGCGGCGACGGCGATCAGAGGCGATGCGACGAGAGCACCGGCGACGGCGGAACGGACAGCGGTACGGCTCCGGCTCAGCATGACGGTCATTCTAACCGAGCACCTCACTCCCCTAGTCTCGGCGGTATGCCTTCCGACCCCGACGGCGTTCTCGCGTCCGCACTCGACCTCGCTGCCGCCTACCGGCGGCGCGAGACCGACCCCGTCTCCGTCGTCGACGCGCTCCTCGCACGCATCGAGGCGCTCGACGCGGAGGTCGGCGCCTTCGTCACCGTCACGGCCGACGAGGCGCGGGCGGCGGCCGCCTCCGCCCGGGACGCCCTGCGTGGCCCCAGCGCCGACCTCCTCCCGCCGCTGTTCGGCATCCCCACCGCACTCAAGGACCTCACCCCCACCGCTGGCATACGGACGACCTTCGGGTCGGCGGCGTTCGCCGACCTCGTCCCCGACGCCGACGGCACAGCGGCCGTGCGGGTCGCTGCCGCCGGCATGATCAGCCTCGGCAAGACCAACACCCCCGAGCTCGGCCTGCCCTGCTACACCGAGCCCGATGTCGCCCCGCCGGCGCGCACCCCGTACGACCTGACCCGAGGTGCGGGCGGTTCGTCCGGGGGCGCAGCCGCCGCTGTCGCGGCCGGCTTGCTCCCGGTCGCGGTCGGGTCGGACGGCGGCGGCTCGATCCGCATCCCCGCCTCGTCCTGCGGCCTCGTCGGCTTCAAGCCGACCCGTGGCCTCGTCCCTGGCACGCCTGAGGAGATCGACGTCTCGGGCCTCGCCGTCCCAGGCCCGCTCGCGACCACCGTCGCCGACGCGGCGGCCCTGCTCGACGTCCTCGCACTCACCGGCGCTCGGCTCAGCGACGCCTGCGAGCGCGCACCGGGGCGCCTGCGGGTGGCACGCTTCGCCGACCCGGTCATCGGCGACCTCCCGCCCGACCCGGAGGTCCTCGACGCGTACGAGGAGATGAGCCGCCTCCTGGTCAAGCTCGGCCACGACGTCGTGGATGTCGCTCCCCCGTTCGGTCCGGAGACCGTCGCTGCCTTCGAGACGGTGTGGTTCGTCGG
This genomic window contains:
- a CDS encoding NUDIX hydrolase, with product MADLTLHPDGDSLEIHEGDAVLGTITVHRDDARTATLSWDLGSTEEPRRSQAVNLAVTYVLEELGATRVQTLIDEDAVGDRRAAARAGMRRDGMLRHVEGPDQELLSRLADDPHPQTREGFVAMLNAALPKKRAIAQALVCDQDGRVLLCELTYKREWDLPGGVVDPGESPADAVVRELREELGVDARVRGLRTVNWLPPWSAWDDAVLFVFDVEAWGPETPLVLQPTEIAAVHWCDRDLVRERATGATIELLDSLDDDPADAYREAGHVFRGTA
- a CDS encoding tetratricopeptide repeat protein — translated: MSFSRPGAVDLSALKKPAAPAGASAAGPAPAGASWVLDVGEQNFQQVLQASVDHVVVLSLWSSRSPQSSTFNQVLADAVNAYAGRMLLAQIDVDANPQIAQMLGAQGVPFVLGVVKGQPVPLFQGTAEEAQVRQYLDELLRVAEANGVTGTAAPVGGAAASDEEEPADDPRFAAADDAYAEGDYAKAVAEYEKLLATNPADTEAAERLAGAKLLQRTEGAELSAARDAAAQNPDDIDAQLLVADLDLSGGHVDDAFGRLIDVVRRTAGDDRERIRARLVEYFTIVGNDDPRVGQARRALATALF
- a CDS encoding amidase, producing MPSDPDGVLASALDLAAAYRRRETDPVSVVDALLARIEALDAEVGAFVTVTADEARAAAASARDALRGPSADLLPPLFGIPTALKDLTPTAGIRTTFGSAAFADLVPDADGTAAVRVAAAGMISLGKTNTPELGLPCYTEPDVAPPARTPYDLTRGAGGSSGGAAAAVAAGLLPVAVGSDGGGSIRIPASSCGLVGFKPTRGLVPGTPEEIDVSGLAVPGPLATTVADAAALLDVLALTGARLSDACERAPGRLRVARFADPVIGDLPPDPEVLDAYEEMSRLLVKLGHDVVDVAPPFGPETVAAFETVWFVGAASAPVPREREELLRPLTRWERERGRAASGTEYAAALLAMRQAEQRTLEAYEAYDMVLTPTLGQLPAPVGSLRDDSDPAADFAAQKAFTPYTSVWNIAGAPAVSLPTGWSTEGLPIGTMLAAHPGADVLLMSLAAQVEDACSAPGDPWRRPQTLVGAR